In Streptococcus parapneumoniae, the genomic stretch GACCTGAGAAGGCAATAACCTTTCCCTGGTCATTTGTCAGGGGAAACATAATCCGATTGTGAAAGGTGTCTACAAATTGATTGGCATCCGAGAGATAAAACAGTCCTGAATCTAGGAAATCCTCATCACGATACTGACCAGACAAACGTTGATAGAGATAGTTTCGTTCTGGAGGTGCTAAACCAATCCGAAAATGCTTGAGCACTTCATCTGTCAAACCACGCTGATAGAGGTAATTTCTGGCCTCTTCCCCCATGGTCGTTGTCATGAGAATAGCATGGTAAAATTTGGCTGCATCTTCGTGCATATCATAAAGAGCTTGGTGGGGTGAGGCTGGCTTTTGTTCACTATAAAGCGGTTTTTCAACCTCAATCCCAACACGCTGACCTAAGATTTGGACAGCTTCCATAAAAGGAACCCCTTGGTACTCCTCGATGAACTTAAAGACATCACCAGAGCGACCACAACCAAAACAGTGGTAAAACTGCTTGTCCTCCACAACGTTGAAAGAAGGTGTTTTTTCACCATGAAAAGGACAGAGCCCTAGATAGTTCCGTCCTGCCTTTTGTAAAGAAATCACATCTCCTATGACTTCCACAATGTTGGCATTGTTTTTGATTTCTTCAATGACTTGTTTGTCAACCATACACAATACCTCCATGTTATCATAGTTTACTTTATATAGTATACTTTATTTCAGAAAAAAAGTAAACCATTTCACTCATTTTCCCTACTTTATTCAAAGAGTTGATAATAATCAGAGATTTTCATTTTTGATTTATCTTCTTGGTTCAAATCTTGGATAATTCGTCCTTCTTTCATGACAATTAAACGATTGCCATATTTGAGAGCATCTTCCATATGGTGGGTAATCATAAGCGCTGTCAGCTGGTCTTTCTTGACAAATTCATCCGTCAATTCCATCAAGGCCACACTGGTCTTTGGATCAAGGGCTGCAGTATGCTCGTCTAACAAGAGTAATTCAGGACGCTTCAAGGTTGCCATCAAGAGACTCAAAGCCTGTCTTTGCCCACCTGATAAGAACTCAATCGGTGTATTCAAGTGTTTCTCAAGACCGTTTCCCACTTTTTCAATAGTTGCCTGAAACTCATCCTTATAGCTAGCCAGACGCCTTGGTAACAATCCACGCTTTTCACCACGAAATTTGGCAATCAAGAGATTCTCTGCCACTGTCATACGAGGAGCTGTCCCCATCTTTGGATCTTGGAAAACACGAGACAGATACTTAGCCCGCTTCTCTGGTGAAAACTTGGTAACATCCTCACCTAAAATACGGATAGTTCCACTGGTTAGTGATAAAGTTCCTGCAATAGTGTTAAAGAGGGTTGATTTCCCAGCACCATTTCCACCTAAAATCGTGATAAAGTCCTGTTCAAAAATTTCTAAGGAAACATCATTTAAAATAATCTTTTCTTCATCAAAGCCATTTTTAACGACTTTGGTTGCATTTTTTAATTCTACAATTGCTGTCATTTGCTTAACTTGGCTCCTTTCAAGATTGTTTGCTTAAATGTTGGAATCATGAGGCAGACTGCTAAAATCACGGCGCTGTACAAACGAAGGTAACTTGTATTAAAGCCAAGCGCAATAACTGCCCACACTAAGAATTGATAAGCGATAGAACCTACAACGATGGTAACCAGACGTTCTGCCAAGCTCAAACTCTTGAAGATAACTTCTCCAATAATCAAACTTGCAAGCCCCACAACGATAACCCCGATTCCTCTAGATACATCGGCATACCCTTCTTGCTGGGCAATGAGAGCTCCTGCAAGGGCAATCACACCATTTGATAAGACCAAGCCCATAAGCTCCATGCGTCCAGTATGAATCCCGAAACTTCTAGCCATATCAGGATTGTCACCTGTAGCAATATAGGCTTGTCCGAGTTTGGTATCCAAGAAAAAGAGCATGAGAGCAATAACAAGACTGACAAAGATAAGACCTGTCAAGAGTTGGTTCAAATCTGAATCAAAAGGCAAGGCATCCTGGATTTGCTTGGTTCCAAGCAGGCCTAAATTCGCACGTCCCATAATCAAGAGCATGATTGAGTGACAAGAAGTCATCACCAAAATCCCTGAGAGCAAGGTTGGAATCTTCCCTTTTGTATAAAGAAGTCCTGCTACCATTCCAGCCAAACAACCTGCTCCTACAGCAAGTAGTGTCGCTAAAAAAGGGTTCACGCCTTTGGTTATCAGAGTGACAGCAACAGCTCCGCCAAGAGGGAAAGAACCTTCTGTCGTCATATCTGGAAAGTTTAAAATCCTAAATGTCATAAAGATTCCCAGACCTAGAATAGCCCAGACAAATCCTTGAGAAATAATGGAAACAATCATATTTTATTTAATCCTTTCTATATTCATCTTTTTAAAAAATGGGAAGAGTCTCCTCCTCCCTACCTTATTTATTCGATGACTTGTCCTGCTTCTTTGAGAACAGACTCAGGAATCGTAATACCTAGTTCTTGTGCCAATTTTTTGTTAATTACTGACTTACCAGTTGAAAATACATTGACTGGAGTATCCGCTGGTTTTGCACCTTTCAAGACTTGTGCAATCATTTTACCAGTTGCCACACCGAGATCATGTTGGTCAACTACAACGGATGCCAAGCCACCTACTTCTACCATAGCTGTCGCGCTTGGATAAATTGGTTTCTTAGAACTTTGATTGCTAGAGACAACCGTTGGAAATCCTGATGCAATGGTGTTATCAATTGGAACCCAAATAGCATCTACCTTGCTAGTCATAACAGTGACAGTTGAGGCAATTTCATTTGTTGAAGGAACTGCAAATGTTTCCACTGTCAGACCTGCTTTTTCAGCATAAGCCTTAAATTCTTCGACCTGTGTTTTTGAATTGTCTTCACTACTTGAGTAAAGAGCTCCGATTGTTTTCACATTCGGTGTCAAAGCTTTGATGAGTTCAACTTGTTGTTGAGCTGGATTGTGGTCAGAGACCCCTGTAACGTTGCCACCTGGTTTTTTCAAATCTTTGACCAAGTTAGCACCAATTGGGTCTGTAATAGCAGCCATGATGACCGGTAGGTCTTTTGTGGCACTAGCCAAGCCTTGAGCAGCTGGTGTTGCGATACCAACAACCAAGTCATTGCCGTTTGCAACCAATTGTTTACTCATTGTCGCAACCTTACTTTGGTCTCCTTCTGAGTTCATAAAGTCGATTTTAACTTGGTCATCTTTATAACCTTCTTCTGCCAGTCCATCTTGGATCCCTTTATAAATCAAATCAAGAGATGGATGGCTCACAAACTGAAGAACACCAACTTTGGCAACTTTCTTTTCATTCTTAGCTTCTGGTTTATTCATTGAAGAGTAAATCAAGCTTCCTGCTACTAAGACTGCTAATGCAGCAATAATTCCAATTAAACGTTTATTTTTCATTCTATTTCTCCTTTTTTATTCCTTTAAAATACTTCACTTATCTAATACTCTTCGAAAATCTCTTCAAACCACGTCAGCGTCGCCTTACCGTAGGTATATGATACTGACTCTGTCAGTTCTATCCACAACCTCAAAACAGTGTTTTGAGCAGCTTGCGGCTAGCTTCCTAGTTTGCTTTTTGATTTTCATTGAGTATAAACAAGCGACGCCATCGTTTTCTTTCCATACTAACCTCCATCAAAAAGTCCTCACACAAAAAACTTGTGTGAGGACGTCGATGCGCGGTACCACCTCAATTATAGGGAATCTCCCTATCGCTCTGTCTCGCAATAACGAGATGCACTGTAAGGTGTGCTCACCGAATTTTTATGATTTCAAATTCTAAATAACATTCAGCCCAATTTTCATCATCACCACTTATCTGTTTTCAGCTACCACAGACTCTCTTGAAAGTTTGTACGATTACTTTTCTGAATGGTTAAATTATATCATTTTTAAACTACTTGTCAATAGTCTATGAGAATTTTTTTCATCTTCACTTTTGAAAATGATTAGCCTGAATTACGCAATCCTGTCGCAATTCCGTTGATGGTGATATGAATCAATCGTTCTTGATCACTGGACAATTCTCCACGACGTTGGCGTTTAATCAACTCTAACTGAATATAGTTGAGAATATTAAAGTAAGGCATACGGTAATCCAGACTAGCTTTTAGATATGGATTGTCAGCTAAGAGTTCGTCATGTCCTTCAATAGCCAAGATAACGTTCTTAGTAACTTGCCATTCATTTAAAATAGTCTCATAGATGGCCTTAACTTGCTCATCTTCACAAAGTTTAGCATATTCAAAAGCAATATTCATATTTGATTTTGACAAAACCATATCAACATTTGAAAGAAGCGATTGGAAGAAAGGCCAATTTTGGTACATGTCTCGTAAGATAGCAATATTCTCTGGATTTTTATCGATAAATTCCTTGAAGCTTGAACCAACCCCATACCATCCAGGGAACATAACACGACTCTGTGACCATGAGAATACCCAAGGGATGGCACGCAAACCACCGATTTCAGTAATCGTCTTACGAGCGGCTGGACGAGAACCAATATTAAAACTTGAAATAGCCTTGATTGGACTTGACTCGAAGAAATAGTCATAGAAATGCTCATTACCAAAGACCAAATCACGGTAGATATCGTAACTACGGTCCACTACTTGATCCATAATGGCTTCATAACGATTTGAGGTGTTGGTATCGCTCTTCTTCTGAGTAATCATACGGTTAATAGCTGCCGATACTAGCATTTCAAGATTATAGTAAGCAGCGTCTTTGTTACCGTATTTATTCCCAATTACTTCTCCTTGCTCCGTCAAACGAATGCGATCCTTGATAGACTTGAGCGGTTGAGATGTGATGGCTTCATAGGTTGGCCCACCACCACGACCGACAGTACCACCACGGCCATGAAAGAAAGTGACCTTAACGCCAAATTCATCTCCAATAGCAGTCAATTGTTGTTGAGCCTTGTAGAGAGTCCAACATGATGATAAGTAACCACCATCTTTATTACTATCAGAGTAACCAAGCATGATTTCTTGGTAGTTATTACGTGAAGCAATCCATTTTTTGGCAAGGCTAAGAGAAAGATATTTTCTCATTGTTTCCTCTGAATGATCCAAGTCTTCAATTGTTTCAAAAAGGGGAACAATCTGAACACGCGCCCTTTCCGTATCCACCAGTCCTACTTCTTTTAATAAAATAGCTAATTCTAGCATATCAGAAAGGCTGGTTGCATGTGAAATGATGGTCTGACGGATGACATCATCTCCCAACTTATCTTTCAAAACACGAGCCGTCTTAAAAATAGCTAGTTCTTTTGCTAATAGTTCTGATTTCTCTGCGTGAGTCGCAGAAAGAATTCGGGGATCTTCTTCTAACTCTTTCAAGAGAAGGTCACACTTTTCTTCTTCGCTCAACTCGCTATAGCGAGAATGAATTCCTGCGGATTTCAAGAGTTCTGCCACACAGGCTTCATAGACGCTAGAGTCTTGTCGCATATCAATTGATGCTAGGTAAAAACCAAATATCTCTACTGCCTGCAGTAATTCCACAAAATCACCTGAAATCAAGGACTCTCCCTTATTTTCTAGTAGAGAATCTCGAATGGCAATCAAATCCTTGTAGAAATCATTGGCGGTTTCATAACGAGTCCCAACTTCCTTATCCTCAATCAAATAAGTTTTTGTTGCTTGGATTTTTGATTGAATATCAAACAAGGCACGACGGTAAAGCTCTTTTTCACGGTAAATCGAGTTATCCTTAGACTGACGAGCCATTTCTCTGACTTGCTTGCTGACGTTGACAATACTAGTTGAAAGAGAAAATTCACGATAAAGTTGGTAAATCTTTTCATCATAATAGTTCATGATGACTTCACACTGAGTGAGTGCAGACTGTTTCAAGGTATCTGCTGTAACAAAGGGATTACCATCACGGTCTCCACCAATCCACATACCCATGGTAATTGGCTTAGCCTGTTTTAAATTCAACCCATGCGCTTGCGCTAAGCGCTTATACTCCGTCGTCAAGTGAGGTACAGCTTTCAAAAAGGAGCTGTTGTAGTATTCCATAGCATTCGTGATTTCGTTAGTCACTTTTAATTTTTTCTCACGAATCATGTCTGTCTGCATGATAATTTCGATATAACGGCGCAAATCATTGTGCCATTTTTCTTTATTGATCAACCCCAACTTAACATCACGGTATTTACGCAAAAGACTATGAATGTGATTTGTTAAATCCAACATACTTTTTCGTTGCACTTGTGTTGGATGGGCTGTCAAAACAGGGACAACATTCAAGTGTTCAAGAATTTCAACGGCTTTTTCTTTTTCAGCAACCATTTTGATCGTTGTAGATAATTTACCTAAATAGTCCTGATCAATATTATTTTGATGATTGATTTCATAAGCTAAATCCACATCCTCTGAAATATTAATCAAAAGAGGCAAGATAGAGAAATAGCGTGAAATATAGACCATTTCATCATTTGATAAGCTAGTCACTAGACGGTTTAGACCTTGATAATCTTCCTGCGTTGATAATTCTTTCAACTGCATGATTTTTTCAAAGGTCTCTGGGGCAAGCATATTTTTAGTAATATCTTCCAGCAATTCTGTTAGAATCAATACTTCTTCTTGCACAACACTTTTATTACTATAATTTTCTAATTTTTGAAGAGACATAGACTATCCTTTCTTTATTCTACTTCACAGAAGGTTCATTGGTTGATTTTCCAATTCTCGGTACAACTTAGCGCGTTTTTCACTGGCATCAATATTTAAGACAAAGGCCACTGCCACTGACAAGACTAGAAGACTATTTCCACCCTGGGATAAGAAGGGAAAGGTTACTCCTGTAGATGGAATCAAGCCCGAAATCCCTCCGATATTGACAAATACCTGAACCAACATCATCCCTCCGACACCGAGTGCAACCATGGCATTGAAAGGATTCTCCGCTCGGATACCGACCAAGATAATCCGCAGAATCATGAAAAACAAGAGAGCTAAAATAAGACTGGCACCAACAAAGCCAAATTCTTCAATCACGATAGAAAAGACAAAGTCTGTATGAGCTTCTGGTAAATAACCTCGTTTTTCAATCGAGTTTCCAAGACCTAGACCAAACCAACCGCCATTGACCATGGCAAAATAAGAATTAGATAACTGGTGACCCGCATCCGCACGATCGGCAAAAGGATTAAAAAAGGCACTAAAGCGCTTGGCTACATAGCCAAATACTGGGATTTTTGAAAAAGTCTCAACACCGATTAGGCTGATAGTGGTCAAGATAAAGACAGAAGCGGCAGATACGAGCGCCAGAATGGTTGAAAACCAGCGATAAGCGATTCCACTAACTGTATACATAATCAAGGAAACCAAGACTAAAATAGTCGCATTTCCTAAATCAGGGAAAATTCCCAAACTTCCAATCAGAACTAGGAGAACGAATCGCCAATCATTAAAAGCACGGGGAAGCCATTGATTTTGAGTCAAAACTTGAAAATCATAAATAGCTATTTCTTCTTGCTGTTTGGAGAATCGGTGAGCCAAATACCAAATAATAATGATTTTCAAGTACTCAGCTGGCTGAATAGTTACTCCTGCAACCGAAATCCAACCGTATGCCCCGTTTACGGAAATACCAATAAAACGAGCTAAGAACAATAAAACCATTTCTATCAATATAACTAAAATAATTAGTCGCTCATTTCTCAAAAAATCTAGTCTCAATTTATAAATTAAGGCAATCAGTATCAAACTAACAATCCAAAAGATTCCTTGGTTTCGAACCAATTGCAAGGCGCTCTTGCCTTCTTCAATTAAAATAGCACTGGTGGTCGAATAGACCACAATCAAGCCCAAAATAGATAAAAGCAAGTAGGGAATCAAGATGGAATAATTTAATAAGTGCCTCTTACTAATCTTCATAGTATCACCACTCTACTAGGATACAGACAAATCTGTTCCAAATTCCGTTTTATTTTCTAGTTTTGATTGCTATTATACCATTTTTTCAGAAAGAAAAAAACTCTTACCTTACAATCCTTCGAATTTTACTGTTTTTACAGAATTAAGGCAGAATTTGAAATCCTAAAACCATTTTGAATAAGAGTTGCTTCAACCCATTGACTCCGACGAATTAAGTTGCTTTCGTGAATGCCAAAATCAGCCGCAATTTGTTCATAAGTACGCTATTCTCGCATGTATTGAATAGTTACCATGAGGAGATCGTCTAGGCTTAATTTGGGTTTTCGTCCACTTTTGCGCGTTTACGTTGATAAGCTGTTTTTAACACAGCTAACATCTCTTCAAAAGTCGTGCGCTGAACACCTACAAGGCTCTTGAAACGGCTATCGCTTAATTGCTGACTTGCTTCATCATTCATAGTTTTATTGTATTGTATTTTTGTTTCGCAGAAAGTCTATTATCCCTTTCGTTCAAAGGTTTTTACGCTTTTACAAGCAAAGCTACACACTCCACGTGATGTGTCTGCGGAACTCAAAAGGTTTGGGGAACCTTTTGAGGATTAACTACGTTTCTCCAACAAGCTTACACATTCGACATGATGCGTCTGGGGAAATAGGTCAACCGGCTGTACTTTCTTCAACTCATATCCCAATTCTTGGTAGAGTTTGATATCACGCGCCATGGTTGCGACATTGCAGGAGATATAGGCGATGCGATCAGCTCCTGTTTGGGTACTAGCTTTGATAAAACTCTCGGTGAGTCCTTTTCTTGGTGGATCCACTAGGATAAGGCTTGGTTGAATTCCTTCCTTGAGCCAATTTTTCATAGCATTTTCAGCTGTGTCGCAGACATAGTAGGCGTTAGTAATGCCGTTCAAGCTAGCATTTTTCTTGCTATTTTCAACCGCTTCTGGAATGACTTCAACACCATAAACTTCTTTGACATGTTTCGCAACGGAGAGGCCAATCGTCCCGATACCAGAATAGGCATCAATGACCACATCATCTTCTTTTAATTCAGCAAAGTCAATGGCTGTTTGATAGAGTTTTTCAGCCATTTCAGTATTGACTTGGTAAAATGCTGGTCCAGCGATCTGGTAGTCATTTCCCAACATCTGATCCGTAATATAGTCTTGTCCATAAAGTGTGCGCCATTCCTTACCAAAAATCGCATTGGTATTCTGGTCGTTGATATTTTGCATAACAGACACAATCTCTGGGAACTGCTTAATCAGTTGTTCAATCAATTGGTCAACACGAAAAACTTTGGGACGAGTTGTTACCAAAATAACCATAATTTGACCTGAATAGTGTCCGCGACGCACCACAAGATTACGAATCAAGCCAGACTGCTCCTTTTCATCATAAGGTTTCAAATCATAACGGCGGAGCAAGTCGCGTAGGGCTACTACTAGCTCGTCAATTACAGGATCCTGGATAAAGAAATCTTCCAGTGGCATGAGATCGTGGGAATTCTTACGGAAAAACCCAGTTTCCAAGACACCATTTACTCGACGAACAGGGACCTGTGCCTTGTTGCGGTACTTGATTGGATTTTCCATACCAAGCGTCTCAGCAACCTCTACATCAGCAATCCCAGCAATCTTGTATAGACTATCCTTGACTTGCTTGGTTTTAAACTTGAGCTGTTCTGGATAGGCAAGATGTCCTAAATCCGCGATTCCTGAACGCAGGTAAGCCAAATCTACGTCTTGGTTACGGTGTGGTGACTGGATAAGGTATTCTTCAACCTTCCCAAAACCAATCTTTTTATTAACCTTAAGGACACGCATGAGGATTTTTTCACTCGGTAAAGCATTCTCTACAAAAAAGACCAAACCATCCACCTTGGCAACTCCTGCACCTTCGTGGGTCAAGTCAACAATTTTAACTTCTACAATATCATTTTTCTTTAACATTCTCTTCTCTTTCTATTGGCCGACAAAAAAGACGGCAACGTTACGGTTACCATCTATTATACCATGAAATTTCTTAAGAACCAAAACTCTTGAAGAAGTTGACAATGGCTTGCCAGAGGGCGCTTAGGAAATTACCGCCGTCCTCTAGCGCCTTATCAGCATCAAAGTTAAGGTTGATATTTTTAAAACTGTCGCCAGCTTGTGAAACAATACTTTGTTTAAGGTCATTTAGGGTTTTAGTGAAATCTGCATTGCTGAGGATATCACTCTTTGAGAGATTTAAAGCAAAATTGATGATGATATTGATCTGGTTTCCTGTTATCACCTGATCAAGTTTGTAATTTTTCAAGGTATCTTCAACGATTTTACGGACATCTTCCTCTGTCAGATTTCCTTTGTTTTCTTTAGCTTTGGCGAGTCCTGACTTGATATCAGCTAGGGCAACGTTTAATTTATTAGCATCATAGCCTGTTTTGTCCTTGTTTTCAGCATTAATATCTGACAAAGCCTTCAACTCTTCTTGAGCCAAATCTTTGTTGGCTTGTGGCACCTTGGCTCCATTAGCCTCTAGCGAATAGTAAATCCCTGCTAGGGCGCTCTCACCTGTAACTGGAATAGGTGCTGCTACAGTAATTTTGGCATGTTCCACACCCAAGGTTACGGCTGCGTTTCGGTACATATCCTGGGTCACCTTAGTGATGTTTTCTGGTGTTTCAATCTTGACCTCAAGTGGCGACTTGTCACCTAGTTTTTGAATCTTGGCTGATGAATACAACTGTAAACTAGAGTCATTGGCCACATTCATGATTTTAGAATAGACATCAGGTGTCATGGTCTTGAGTTCTTTGGTGTCTGTGGAGGCATTGTAGCCTAGTTTTTTTAGGGTTTGATTTTTTTGGTCTTCAGATAGAGAAGAACCTAGGACATATTCAGGTTGAACATAGGTTTCGTCAATGACTTTTTGAACATCTGTTGCTGCATGGGCGCTATTCATAGCTGTTACTGCCCACAAGACCGCAGCACTAGTCAGAAAGAGTTTGTTTCTCATAGGGAATTTCCTCCTTTACCTTTCTAGAGTAATATATCTATCTTAAAGAAAACTTATATCAAAAACACCTGGACTAGCCAGATGTCGAAAAGAGAGTGAAACATTTGATGATGTAAAGGTTGAGATGAACCTGTCTAGAATAATAATAGTTTCCTCCATTTACATAAAGTTCAGCACCGTGAAAAATAGAAATGGGATGAATATAACTATAAGTCTTCCCAGTGGTATTGCCAAGCAAGGGAGCAACAGTCTCACGAGAGTACTGTTCGGCCAGAGCCAAGGTGTTTTCCTTGCCATTTTGGGCGATAAAATCGATATAGGCAGGTCCAAAATTATAGGCTTGAACAGCTGTCCAGACATCAACACCCTTCTTCTGGGCTAGATAGAGATTATCTGTCAGAGTTTGAACGCCTTGCCGAATGCTAGAGGCGTTATCATTGATGGTGTTGGTGGAACCACTGGCAGACTCACTAGACTGCATGACGTCGCCTTCTTTTCCTTTTGTTTCGGTATAAATCATAGCGAGCACGAGCTCTTCGTTTGCTGGGGTGTCTTTTTCACTCAAGATTTCGCGCACCATGGGTTGATAGGTCATGACTTGCTTGACATCTTGATGAACGCGGTAAGCTTTATAGCCAGCAAAAAGGAAGACTGCTAGTACAAGCACTCTTCGAATTCGTTTAAACATTATTTACTTTGGATATCCTCGATATTTTTGATTAAGATAGAGTAGGTTCCATTATCATTTTGGATAAACTCAACAGACTCGGCGTCTTGATAGACGTTATTGGGAACGATGAGCTCAATTCCATTTGACAAGGAAAGTTTTTGGTTTTCAAACTTTTTAAGCTGGCGACTGGCATCAATTTCATCAAACTGAACTGGCTCTGGTACCGCTTCTTTGACTTGGTCAATAAAGCTTAGACGAGCTGTCAGATTGTTGTCAAACAGGTCATTGGCCAATTTTTCAGGTGATAATTCATTGCTTTCTTCCAGATTGTTGAAAATCGCTGATTTGACCTTGGATTGAAATTGAAAATCATCTGTGTTAAAAGTCTCAGCAATTCTCTGGGCCGTTTTTTCCAGCTCCTTGATGGATCTCTTAGGAGAAATCTTAGGAGCGACAGCAAGAAGATTATCTGAAAAATAGTTCAAAAAAGTCCCGTTGTACTTAATTCGTTTTTCAATCAAGTGATACTTACGACTCTGAAGATTGACCACCAAGGCCTCGTCAGCACCCGTTCCAAATCCAGGCAGGTTATTCTGAGTCAGCTTGATTGGATTGTCAACTTCTCCACCGAGGTGGGTCAGGGTCTCACGCAGGGCAATTCTCAAGAAAGCGAAATGTTCCACGCCTTCTTTAGAAAATTGCACAAAAATCAAGTCATTGGTCTTGAGATTTTCTGAAATGCTGAACTCCTCTTTCCAGAGATTAGCCAGCGTCACTGATGTCTCCAACAAATCGTCTGTGATATGATTGAAGAAGGGATTTTCTTCCTCGAAAATCCCAGTCTTGGCTTCATCTGAATACACACGTTCAATTTTTCTACGCAGGTATTCTTCGATTTTTGGAGTAATATTGAGAAGCTTATCCGCTAGGAACAGCTCGGTATCATCCGGACTGAACTGGTGAATAATGGCTTTCTTAATATAAATGTCCATAAAAGTTTTAGTCCTCGTATAATGGGAAGGCATCTGTCAATTCTTTGACTGCACTTCTCACTTCTTCTAAGACAGCCTCATTTTCTGCATTTTTAAGGGTTTTAATGATCAATTCAGCCACTTTGCGACTTTCTTCTTCACCAAATCCACGCGCAGTAATGGCTGCAGATCCGATACGAATCCCACTTGTCTTGAATGGTGACAAGGTTTCGTAAGGAATTGAATTTTTATTTAGGGTAATATTGACTTCATCCAGCAAGTTTTGAGCAACTTTTCCGTTTTCTACAACCTTAGTCACATCCACTAGGAAGAGATGGTTTTCAGTCCCACCAGAAATGATACGGAAATCAGGATCTTGCAAGAAGACTTCTACCATAGCCTTGCTGTTTTTGATGACATTGGCAGCGTATTCCTTGAAAGCCGGATCTAATATCTCTTTAAAGGAAACAGCCTTAGCGGCCACAACATGCTCCAAAGGACCGCCCTGAATACCAGGGAAAATAGCTGAATTGATCTTCTTAGCTAGGTCTTCATCATTAGTCAAAATCAAACCACCACGTGGTCCACGAAGGGTTTTGTGGGTCGTTGTTGTGGTGATATGAGCGTATGGTACTGGGCTTGGGTGAAGACCAGCAGCAACCAAACCAGCGATATGAGCCATATCTACCATGAGCTTAGCTCCAACAGCATCTGCGATTTCACGGAATTTTGAAAAGTCGATAATTTGAGAATAGGCTGAAGCACCTGCTACGATCAATTTTGGTTTTACTTCTTGGGCTTGTTTCAAGATAGCATCAAAATCCAAGAGTTCCGTTTCAGGGTCAACACTGTAAGAAACAAAGTTGTAGGTTTGACCTGAGAAACTAACTGGAGCTCCGTGGGTCAAGTGTCCACCTGCTGCCAAATCCATTCCCATAACGGTATCACCTGGCTCAATCAAGGCCATGTAAGCCGCACAGTTGGCTTGGCTTCCTGAGTGAGGTTGGACATTAGCGAATTTAGCGCCGAAAATTTCTTTTGCACGTTCAATAGCTAGACTTTCTACCACATCTACCACATCAGTTCCACCATAGTAACGGCGTCCTGGGTAACCTTCGGCGTATTTATTCGTCAAGATAGACCCTTGAGCTGCCATAATAGCCTTGGAAACTACGTTTTCCGAAG encodes the following:
- the glyA gene encoding serine hydroxymethyltransferase, coding for MIFDKDDFKAYDADLWNAIAKEEERQQNNIELIASENVVSKAIMAAQGSILTNKYAEGYPGRRYYGGTDVVDVVESLAIERAKEIFGAKFANVQPHSGSQANCAAYMALIEPGDTVMGMDLAAGGHLTHGAPVSFSGQTYNFVSYSVDPETELLDFDAILKQAQEVKPKLIVAGASAYSQIIDFSKFREIADAVGAKLMVDMAHIAGLVAAGLHPSPVPYAHITTTTTHKTLRGPRGGLILTNDEDLAKKINSAIFPGIQGGPLEHVVAAKAVSFKEILDPAFKEYAANVIKNSKAMVEVFLQDPDFRIISGGTENHLFLVDVTKVVENGKVAQNLLDEVNITLNKNSIPYETLSPFKTSGIRIGSAAITARGFGEEESRKVAELIIKTLKNAENEAVLEEVRSAVKELTDAFPLYED